Part of the Paenibacillus sp. JNUCC32 genome is shown below.
ATTTGGTCAATTGGACCGATCACGGCGCAATCCAGGTTGCAGGACCGACCGGCGCTGCCGCATGGGCAACGCAATCATGGGCACCAGCGGCCGCGCACAAGGTGATTCACGGGGAAGATCGATTCTTCCTCTATTTTGCCAACAATGCCAGCGGCATCGGTGTACTGACGAGCGACAGCCCCGTTGGCCCGTGGATAGATCCTATAGGAAAGCCGCTGATCACAAGAAACACGCCTGGCGTGGAAGGAGTCACGTGGTTGTTTGATCCCGCCGTACTCGTTGACGATGACGGGAAAGCCTATATCTACTTTGGCGGCGGCGTTCCGGAAGACAAAGCCGAAATGCCGGATACGGCACGCGTCATGCAGCTTGGCGACGATATGGTCAGCGTGCTTGGAGAAGCCGTCACGATTCCGGCTCCTTATATGTTCGAGGATTCAGGAATCAACAAGTTTGGTGGAAGGTATTACTATACGTACTGTTCCAATTTCTCCGGAGGAACGCGGCCGGAGAACAGTCCTCCTCCAGGCGAGATCGCTTATATGGTCAGCGAGCATCCGATGGGACCCTGGACGTATCAAGGGACTATTTTGAAAAATCCAGGGCATTTCTTCGGGGTCGGAGGGAATAATCATCACGTCATCTTTCAGCTCCGACAAAACTGGTATATTGCCTATCACGCCCAAACGTTGTCGAAATCCATGGGGGTTCCCAAAGGCTATCGCTCAACCCATCTGAACCGGGTTTATTTCGAGCCGGAGGGTACCATCAGGGAGATTGAAGCTGACATGGAAGGCGTGAAAGGGATCCAGCCGCTCAATCCTTTCCAACGAACGGAGGCGGCAACGATGGCATGGAATGCCGGAATTCAAGTCGATACGTCTACGGCTGCTGAGGACTCGCAGGGCGGCCCGATACTGACGGTCACGGACATCCATGACAAGGATTGGATCGCTGTGGCCAATGCTGATTTCGGGAAAGGAGCATCTGCGTTTACGGCTTGGGTCTCGGGTATA
Proteins encoded:
- a CDS encoding glycoside hydrolase family 43 protein, whose product is MKPVKPLLVISTVFAFVCIMFVFANLANRGQDDPKLLNQELSDQMSDEIKAGKAGTEMMDQGSSSMDTIRDADSTRSEPYAVAIGKIPPNGNPVVSHKFGADPYALAVDGRVYLYNTYDALEYDGDGNVKDNSYSTINKLSVISSSDLVNWTDHGAIQVAGPTGAAAWATQSWAPAAAHKVIHGEDRFFLYFANNASGIGVLTSDSPVGPWIDPIGKPLITRNTPGVEGVTWLFDPAVLVDDDGKAYIYFGGGVPEDKAEMPDTARVMQLGDDMVSVLGEAVTIPAPYMFEDSGINKFGGRYYYTYCSNFSGGTRPENSPPPGEIAYMVSEHPMGPWTYQGTILKNPGHFFGVGGNNHHVIFQLRQNWYIAYHAQTLSKSMGVPKGYRSTHLNRVYFEPEGTIREIEADMEGVKGIQPLNPFQRTEAATMAWNAGIQVDTSTAAEDSQGGPILTVTDIHDKDWIAVANADFGKGASAFTAWVSGIYAGGRLELRLDRPDGERIGTVDVPPSSSTEQRREFSIEVSGASGIHHLYFVFTGQRDQRLFDFEAWKFHH